The genomic stretch AACATGCTCGATAAGGCATGAGTTCTAGTATCATAAGTGTTTCTTCGTAGGAACGTCCACGAATCTGATCAATTATTCTTCGTGCTTTGTGAGCAGACATACATATATGTTGACCTAAAGCGTATACTTCGTCTGAAGTTGTATATGGGTTCCTCCTGTGTTTCTTTATCTTTATCATAAAGTTTACCTCTCACTAATGAATTCATTAATTAATCTCTATTTTTTTTATTATAATTTATTATAATAATATTAACGACGAGATTTATTATCATTTTTTGCGTGTCCGCGAAAATTTATAGTAGGTGCGAATTCTCCCAACTTATGTCCTACCATACGATCCGTTATATAAATGGGCAAATGTTCTTTTCCATTATGGATAGCGATAGTATGGCCGATCATTGTGGGTATAATGGTAGATGCTCTGGACCAAGTTATTATTATTTCTTTTTCCGCTTTTGTATTAAGCCTTTCGATTTTTTTTAATAAATGATTTGCTACAAAAGGATTTTTTTTTAGTGAACGCGCCATTTTTTTTACTTTAAAAATATATTTTTTTGTTTTTGTAAAGACGAAGAAAGAAATAATCTCTCCTATTTACTCCGTCGACGAAGAATCAAATTATCACTATATTTATTCCTTTTTCTACTTCTTCTTCCAAGTGCAGGATAACCCCAAGGGGTTGCGGGTTTTTTTCTACCAATTGGAGCCCTCCCTTCACCACCCCCATGGGGATGGTCTACAGGGTTCATAACTACTCCTCTTACTACAGGACGCTTACCTAGCCAACATTTAGATCCGGCTCTACCCAAACTTTTCTGGTTCACCCCAACATTCCCCACCTGTCCGACTGTTGCTGAGCAGTTTTTGGATATCAAACGGACCTCCCCAGAAGGTAATTTTAATGTGGCCGATTTCCCCTCCTTTGCAATCAGTTTCGCAACAGCACCCGCTGCTCTAGCTAATTGTCCACCCCTTCCAAGTGTGATTTCTATGTTATGTATGGCCGTGCCTAAGGGCATATCGGTTGAAGTAGATTCTTCTTTTTGATCGATCAATCAAAACCCCTTC from Gossypium raimondii chloroplast, complete genome encodes the following:
- the rps19 gene encoding ribosomal protein S19 codes for the protein MARSLKKNPFVANHLLKKIERLNTKAEKEIIITWSRASTIIPTMIGHTIAIHNGKEHLPIYITDRMVGHKLGEFAPTINFRGHAKNDNKSRR
- the rpl2 gene encoding ribosomal protein L2, which translates into the protein MAIHLYKTSTPGTRNGAVDSQVKSNPRNNLIYGQHRCGKGRNARGIITARHRGGGHKRLYRKIDFRRNEKDIYGRIVTIEYDPNRNAYICLIHYGDGEKRYILHPRGAIIGDTIVSGTEVPIKMGNALPLTDMPLGTAIHNIEITLGRGGQLARAAGAVAKLIAKEGKSATLKLPSGEVRLISKNCSATVGQVGNVGVNQKSLGRAGSKCWLGKRPVVRGVVMNPVDHPHGGGEGRAPIGRKKPATPWGYPALGRRSRKRNKYSDNLILRRRSK